TTCGCTTGCAAAATCCGTGTCCCTTGGAGTAAAGTTAGTGCCTGAGAAAGGGACCACATTGTCGGCGAGGAAACTTTACTGGAAACACCATCCTCCCCGGGGTATCCGGAAACTGTTTCCCGAAGGCATGCGCGTTCCTCCGAGGGACGTGGACGATTTTGCCGCCCTGGCGATTGTCCTGAAATTTATCGAATCGCAGAGCGCTCGTTGAACAGGAAGGGTGAATGAGAATGGGAACGGAGAAGCTGGCGGTGCTCGTAAACACATTCGGGTCTTCTCTGATGACCGTCAGCAAAGAGATGGGAGTCGAGGTCACCCTTGTGAAGTCTGAAATAGCCCAGGGTGTCAATGTGAGCGGAAGTTGCGTAGCGGCCCTAGTGGGCGTTGTGGGCGGGGGAGTGCAGGGAACGGCCGTCATCATGCTCGACAGGGAAGGTTTCAATACGACCGTCTCGGCCATGTCAGGGGGAATGATCTCCCCCGACATTGATGACGACGTCTCCATGAGCGTCATCGGGGAACTTGCGAACATGGTCAGCGGCAGAGCTCTCGTGCAGGCAGCCCTTGAAGGTACGGAGGTGACCCCTCCCCAGCTGATTTCCGGTGCAGGCATAAAAACCATTCCCAGCCAGTCGCCGGGGGTGAGGAGCTTCACGCTGCCCTTCCGTCTTCCGGTCGGGGGGACCCTTTTTCTTGTTCTCTCCTTCCACGTGTAGATTCGTGCCAAATAAAAACGGGCGCCCGGAATTTCCGGGCGTCCGTTTTCGTTTGGCCTTCCGGGAAAGACAGCCCCGACTTACAGTTTTTCGCCTTCGGTGGATGCCACTACTGCTGTGACGCAGGAGTCGCCCACAACGTTGATGCACGTCCTGGCCATGTCGAGGACCGCATCGATACCGGCCACGAGGGCGGCTCCCTCAAGGGGGAGCCCGACGGCCGTCAGCACGAGAGTCAGCATGATGAGTCCCGCGCCGGGAACACCCGCCGTGCCTATGGAAGCGAGCGTTGCCGTGAGCACGATGCTCATCTGGGCTCCCATGGTCAGGGGCAGGCCGTAGGCCTGGGCGACGAACAGGGCGCAGATGCCCTGGTAGAGCGCCGTTCCGTCCATGTTAATCGTGGCGCCGAGGGGAAGGACGAAGGACGACACCTTCTCGGAGACGCCGAGGTTTTCCTGGGCAGTCCTCATCGTGATGGGGAGGGTCGCCGAGCTTGAACGGGTGACGAAGGCAGTAAGGGCCGGTTCACGGACACCCTTGAAAAACCACATGGGCGACTTCTTCACGAACACCATGATCAGGCCGGAATAAACCAGCAGGGCGTGGAGAGCGCACCCGAGGTAGACCGCCCCGATGACTTTCGCGAAGGGGGCGAGAACGGAAAGACCGTACTTGGACACGGTCACGGCGATAAGGGAGAACACGCCGTAAGGGGCCACTTTCATCACAATGCCCGTCAGCTTGTACATGGTCTCTGCCAGGGAGTCGAAGAAGGCGATGACCGGCTTGCCCTTTTCACCGGCAAGAACGGCGGAAATCCCGAGGAAGAGGGCGAAGACGATGATCTGGAGCATAACGCCGTCAGCCGCTGCCTTGACGGGATTGGAGGGGAAAAGACCCAGGATGACGTTCATGATGTTGGGAGCTTCGGGGGCCTTGAAAGCGGAGGTGCTCCCGGAAAGGGTAAGTCCCACGCCGGGCTGGATGAGGTTGCCGAGGACAAGACCGATGACGATGGCCACCGCGGTGGTCAAGAGATAGAGGACAATGGTCTTGATGCCGATTCTTCCGAGGTCACGGGGATCGCCGATGGAGGCCGCCCCCACCACAAGGCTGGAAAACACGAGGGGAACGATGAGCATCTTCAGAAGGGCAAGAAATATCTGCCCCAGGGGCTCCACGTACTTCACCTTGTCGCCGAAAACGATCCCCGCTCCAATACCCAGGACGAATCCGATTC
The Aminivibrio sp. genome window above contains:
- a CDS encoding chemotaxis protein CheX → MRMGTEKLAVLVNTFGSSLMTVSKEMGVEVTLVKSEIAQGVNVSGSCVAALVGVVGGGVQGTAVIMLDREGFNTTVSAMSGGMISPDIDDDVSMSVIGELANMVSGRALVQAALEGTEVTPPQLISGAGIKTIPSQSPGVRSFTLPFRLPVGGTLFLVLSFHV
- a CDS encoding dicarboxylate/amino acid:cation symporter — encoded protein: MSVKKVPLIWQIGIGFVLGIGAGIVFGDKVKYVEPLGQIFLALLKMLIVPLVFSSLVVGAASIGDPRDLGRIGIKTIVLYLLTTAVAIVIGLVLGNLIQPGVGLTLSGSTSAFKAPEAPNIMNVILGLFPSNPVKAAADGVMLQIIVFALFLGISAVLAGEKGKPVIAFFDSLAETMYKLTGIVMKVAPYGVFSLIAVTVSKYGLSVLAPFAKVIGAVYLGCALHALLVYSGLIMVFVKKSPMWFFKGVREPALTAFVTRSSSATLPITMRTAQENLGVSEKVSSFVLPLGATINMDGTALYQGICALFVAQAYGLPLTMGAQMSIVLTATLASIGTAGVPGAGLIMLTLVLTAVGLPLEGAALVAGIDAVLDMARTCINVVGDSCVTAVVASTEGEKL